The window atttgtttaaaatgcattcaaTGGGGAAGTTTTTATTTGTTCAACCCATTATTGCCTCCTGCCTGACATTCCCTTTTAATGACTGGTTCtgattaagcattttaaaaccaaCCCTTTCATTCTGATCGATTGCTCTAGGCATTCTAAGCCTAACCCATTCAAGGCTAGATAAAACTTAATTGACAAATCGactaaaaaacataaatgtcaAAGGATACATTTTAGTTTCGTTACAAGTACTACTTCGActtctaaattgtttttgaatatttcaaacaagtatttattttaagtactttttatactttaaaacatttaaaggtcaGCTTCTGACGTTTGGCCTTTAAAAGTCAACAATAAATATAACAAACGAGAACAGATCATCTACTAAAAAAGCTACAGGAAACTTAGTTGACAAGACTACTAACATATTGTCCAAAATATTAGAAGTGATGCTTGCCATCAATAATTTCTGGCAGTTGTCAACTGTCATAACATTGAATAAATAGAACTGCAGAGCCTCAGTAATGAGCAAAAGGTCTGCATTAATAATACTATAGATGGTAAAGAAAATACACAATCAGGAACCCTTCAGATTTTACAAAACATGACAACCTTGGAGACACACcacataaatataaattaaatatgaacTTAACTTATATTTGATACTGGACAACCTTACAGGCAGAATTTTGGTCTCCATCCTACCCAAAGGAAAACGGTGAAAAAGGGTGGGGTCAAGACCCTGAAAAATCATCTTATGCATGTTTTGTATCAATATCACTTCTCTGATTTCaaaagcttaagttttttttttttacagatgtacagattttaaaaaaaatataagtcTGACTACACTTCCATTTATGTTCTGAATTGgttacatttcaaaactgtcTTCCTTGGGATTTCTGTGGTCCTGAGTCAAATAATATTTCCATTGCAATATAACACAGTGGTAGAACAGGTGAATGCTTAAAGAAAGTGACAGAATGTATTTCTTATTTGCCTTATTTAAAGCTGCTATACCGAAAATGACATCCAAGAATATGTGATCTGCTGCCTAGTTTTTATGATTGCCCAATATGTGAAATAACATAAATATTCATGCCAGCAATAATTATAGTCACATATTTACTCATTTAGACGGTCTTTTTATGAAATGCAAAAGgattattttaactttgtctaaAGTTCTCTAggatgaaaaatatttcttaaaaattaaaagacattCAGGTACATTtactaataaaatataatatgtcAGTTTCAATTGACTGCTCAGAGAATCCATACCTTTGCCCTCGGCATGCTTCACATCAGCTCGAATGCTAAGGATTCcagtaatttctttaaaaaaatacagatggcAGGGAAAATCATTACACAGCTGGGCTCTGTCCAAGTTCTGCCTGCATAAGGCTAATGAATAATGATGATGGCTGAAGACTGTGAACCTTAATAGTGTTTCTCTGATAAGTGATTAATTCTTATATAGGAAAAAGGCTTCCATACTTACTTGGCAGTGCTTCACCATGAagcatgacaatgacccaaagcttAAAGGGgaacagcaaaataaattaactgaCAGTATCCTAAAATTTTACGAATTCCCAATTAAGCACAAATTTGTGAACtctgtgaaaatactgtatggttGCCATGTTATCGCAAACCGCCAATTTTGCCAcgggcccttcctgctcactagtcattgtaatgactaatgtaatgccaGCGAATAAGTACGATTTGTGCAGCACACATTtgaccacagaaatgttccaatgtgaacttcatgcagagttaacaagtagtatatAGATGCGAAACGGTCTCAAAGTCAAAAGCAATTTTTCGATTGGATTAAAAGGGATGTATTCGCATGgctgttttgttgcctcgttctgaatcacagacaatgatggcaATATGGTGCTATACATAGCTGGAAACTTTCTCTTTTtctgatgtaaattggaggttttacatattactgtgtacattttactttcattgtcgTTTGAAATGCACTCGCCAATGTCAATTTTTTCTatccctgaaatataaaaatgatcatTGCAATTCCCCTTTAAGGCCAATGCAAACAAGCAGTTCAACAAAAGCACAAAAAGTAGAAAAACCTAGACTGGCCAAGTCGATCTCCAGGTGTAAATCCAATTGAACACACTTTTAACGTGCTCAATAGAAGACTGAAGTCGGAACAACCCAAGAACAGGCAATAACTCAATGTGGCTGCAGCAAAGCATGTCAAATGTTCACACGAAGACTTTGATGAGCTCAGAAGGTTGGAGACCTCATGCCGTCATTGACTCAAAAGGAAATGTGACCGATACTGACTTTCACGGAAAGCATCAAAATGAATGTGTCCCAATACTTCATTATTACCCAATACTGGTCACTTAAAATCAATAGGAGGATcacaaagtatgtttttgttttcccccaaTTTGATCAGATGTATTCATGGTagtatcaaaaatattttattgtaaataatcTCATGATGACAGATACAAATTGCTTAGCTGTAAAATAACAAGTCGTAATGTGTTGTCCCAATACGCCTGGAGAACACGGCATATTTGGCCAGAACAAGGAATAAAAAAGGTTAAGCTCCTGTTAACCTTCCTCTTTTGCACACATCAATACCTTAATGCGTCTCGAGACAGGTGCACGTACCCTGCGCATGTATTAGACTAATGTGATCCATTCAAGTGGAAAACCGTTGCTGGGGCCCAGGCTGAGGGGCGGCCCTGTTTTGCATATCCCAGCCTAGACTGTCTAGCAGCAGTTCCCTTCTGTGTGAATAGGACCTGTCATCTCCTTTCTGTGCTGCGAAAGGGACGGGGTGACCCTTTCACTTGCGCTGCAGGTTTAAGTAACGGTGGTGGTCCCGCGGTCGGGTGCCCTTGCGTCTCCACGGCAGATGGGGCCGGGCCCCCCGGCTGCCTTTCTTCAGCGCGTGGAACTTCCAGGCCGCCGCAATCTGCTCCACCTGCCAGACCGAACAAAAAAAATGGCGTTGTCTAACCTGTTAAATTGATTTTCTTGCTCCCGCACAACGGAGCCCTGGTTGTCGCTCCTTCAGCTCCGGCAAGAGGCGATGTATTCATCTTCTTTTGAGCCGTGTTGACGGCAAGCGCAAACTCCCAACCCTAACAGATGCACACTTcttcaatgtctttttttatagtCACTTTCTCATTTCAGTCTAGGCAGTCAAAAGACATTTTGTAAACGCTGTCGTAAATGGAATCCTTCACAATCTCTAACACATTCCTTGCTGAATACGCAacactgtatatatgtatatggtaTAGTCGATATTTTACAATatctctattttatttttgttttagatgGGTACTGTAAACTGAACTACTGTCTTCACCAACTGCACTTCCCTCTTTAAATGACCATCAGAAAAggctagcagatacccaacaaaAGAACATTTCCTTGTTGGTTAAAGAAACACCCCCTTAACCTGGACTGCTAGGTGACATTACTATAGGAGTGCATGGCCTCACACACTGTTGAAGACTGACGTTGCATTAGCATCAATGTTTATTTTGATTCTTTGTACCCAGGGTTGCCCTAATGGTTCCAGTTGGTGCTTTCTTGTTCTGCCTTAATTTCCAAATGATCTGTTAAGGCTTCCACACATCTTTTTGCAGAACCAAGTGCCTGTTCTCTTGACTGACGGTGTCAAAGGATGTGAATGATGGTATTCTGGCTTCTCTTAACCTTCACAACAACGTTATTAACTGCTGGCAGCAGTGCTTCTGCAAATGTCTCAAAAGCCAAACAGAATTCATATTTATGATGACTGTGTTTTATGGTTGTCTGCAAACCTACTCTTCCACTTATCGGTCTGGTTTTTATAGGTGATTATAATGCTTTTTCAGAAATGCAATGGTTGTCTGTTCACTTACAACAAGTCTCTTTCTACATATACGAGAGGTACTGCACATGCAAGCATATTGTTGCACCAGCAAgactcaagaaacaaattaccacaaataaatttaaaacactGTGGTAACAATGCTATTAATTTTGACTGCTAGCAAAAATGCTAACCACAAAAAATTAGTTCTGCGTGTTTTAACTCTTCACGTTACCAGAGCAataccacaaagaaaaaaaatggttgaaaaatctaaagatttttttagaaacaaCTAAAAACAGTAGCCATATCTGCAACATCTGCTGTATTAGGTTAAGTAGATTGTACATATCAGTTAAACAGTACTGAAGTGGACTAGTGTTAGATTCTCCAGCTAATACCTGATACATCAAAAAAGCAAGCAAAAAGGCCGCCTAACACCaacataaaattaataatttacctggcaataaactcaaaactttgaaaaaataCCAGCAACCTATTCATTCAGAATTcataagaaaattgaaacagCCAATGTGCTAACATTTTAGACTGTTATATCCTAACAATCTCAGCAGAGAAGAGAGGAGCAGCTTAATGTTAATGAATAAGGTCCCACTGTCACAGCTAGAGTTTAGGAGCCTTCATACGCAGGATATCTGACTAGCACATGACATCACTAATGTCTGTCACAGCACCTGCATTCCAATTACACCAGGACACTGCTGTGATTTCTAGCATTGGTATTCAGCACATCACATTAATCCTACCTCCCTTTGGGCAGGCGGCCTTCCAACACTTTGTAAAGGGTATTAAACTAATCCCTTAAAATGTAAAGGTAATGGTTGTCATTAGTAGCTGGCTTTAGCATCTAAAATCTCAATTGCCTgacagaaataagaaaagcaccAGGACTCACAACTCTTCTCCAGTATTCCTTCTTGATCCATGGAATACATAACATAACATTACTTAACCTCTCTTACAGTGTAACTACTTCATTCCACTGTAGCTCAAAATTCATCAGTTCAAAGAAGGGAAAAGAATAATTAGTGGTGTATTGTAATTTGCAGTGGGCTGTACTtctcatgatttaaaaaaaattaaatgaccaTTAAGGATAAGAATTCAATTGAAGCCTAAAGCCGTTTAGAACATGTTCTGATTAAGTCAACAAAAAAGTGTAGACATAGGGCTGAAGCCTTTTAACTTATTACAAACAGACAATTTTAGAACAAATCTCTCTTTCACTCTGGGGAAAACCAAATTTAGAAAGAACAGCAACAGTTTATAACATAAACTGAATTTTTTAACTTCATATAAGGTCTAGACATCTACAAGTAGATCAGAACATAATAAAGTATGCTAATTTGGCTTGGATTTAACATTCCAAGAAGATTACAGGATTTAAAACAGTCCCCATATAGTTAACATATACGAAGaggtaaatgtttaattttcagAGACAAGGACGAAAACAGTGTATGGGGCAGAAAAGTTCAACTGAAGTGTGTAACCTCAAAAGGTTTTTGCACCCACTCACTGCAACTGTGAGCAAGATCTGCAGGAGACAGTTTGTTGCTTGAGATGTGGTGGTAAGTGACAAACTAAGACTCGCATAAACTTCAGGTCTTGAGCTTGTATCGGCTGTGTGCATACATACAGGAATAAGACCGTctttgtgattttctttttccaggCTGGTGAGTTCCTCAGGGGACAGCAGGGACAGTCGCAAATGTGTCACAGCATCTTTGGCTACATCAGGAATGGGCAGCTCCAGAACCACCTTTGAACCATTCATAACACAAAGGCCAAATTTAGTTATACTTTTCACGGTCTTAAACTACCTCCATTTTCTTCCTTGGATTTCAAAGGAAAGAGCACCCTTAGATACCGTTTTAAAATAGAGAGCTTATCTTCCAGAAATGTTGATTTATGGATCTTGGGATTAGTCATTCAAACAGGTTACAGTTAATGGTATCTCAtttcttacagtacattcagagaTCAAGAATGACTATGTTGCACAAGAATAAACATCAAGCACTTATCACAATCAGTGCTTCAAAAAGGTGCACGCATGCAGGTCACTTCCGATGGATGCAATTAGCACTTTTATACAAACTACATGCTTTAGTTCAAAAGAGTAACAGTTTCGATAAGGCTGAACAAAGAGCAGGACACTCATCGCTGGTCTCATTAAAGGGCTTGGGCTCAAGGTGTGGCACTCATCCAGTTCCACTAAAGACATTCGACTCGAGCACAGCCACAAGGTTACCGTCTCCATAGAAACAGGGTCAAATCTCTCAGCACAAGAAGAGTTTTCACTCTGCAATTCTATGCCACCTTCAGATGTAAAGAAAAAAGTCTTTTGTTTAAAatcctctttttttccccccatattTAGCCTAGGCTTCTGTTGTTTGTTTGAACTTGCAGGAGATACGTACTGAATTGACGTGTGCCCACTCACGCACAGCACACAGAAGGTCCAGCTCGTCGATCAGCAGCAGGTCACTTTGCAGAATGGACACCAATGCCAGATCAGAGAGCTCATGGAAGCCTCGAGTCTTTACAATCTCCTACAAACATGACAGCAAAAGTCAGAGATACTATATTTGAAATAATCTTAAAAGTAGTAGTTTAAAGCTGTGGTAAATGAAAAAGAGAGGGATTTTTAAGATGACATATTTGCAACTTGTTCCTCATTGGGGTACATGTTGAAAACAGTTTGCTCTAACCtctgtattcatttttatttagaaatatgaaaaaaacaaaaacagaaggtAAGCAGACAATGACTTCGACCCCATAGGGAGATCCCTCACTTTCTGACACTACTTAGCCTGACACAAACAGCATCTGCATCTGATATCACTGCAGCATCAGACAACCTTTTCATACACTGCTTATATGGTTGCTAGGTAAACACTTCACAAGATTAGATACAGTTGTTCCAAATGTGTTAACAGAATGTTTCAGTTTCTAAAGCACACTCAGAGAGAACTGTGGAAAGTAGCTTTGTTATTCTGGTTATACAATGCTGTAAAATTGTATCCACTATtaagacacacaggcacactggttttaaaaacaggagcaaacaAGTGCCCCTTTTTATAGTGTTCTCAAGTTTTATTCCAGTTCTCACTTTTCTAAAGTATTTTTACTGTTCTTATCCTTTACTGTatggccagcagctatatcaccctacaacttacatttggcagcccactgaagctcagcaggtgtgagtctggccagtatctggatgggagacctcctgggaaagctaaggttgctgatgGAAGAGGCATTATTGGGGCCAGTAGGGAGTACTCcctctgcggtctgtgtgggtcctattgcCGCACTACAGTAATGGGAACACTATGGTGTAGAAAAGGGCACTGTCCTTAGGATGAGACGtaaaggtcctgactcttcatggttattaaaaatcccagggtgtttcttgaagagAATATGGGTGTTAAACTCCAGTggaatggcctcctaataatcaccatctattaattggtttcatcactctgttctcctccacactgatggTAGTGTGTGccgagtgtactggtgcactatggctgctgtcgcatcatccaggtggggctgcacattggttggtggtgaagggagtccccattacttgtttaatgctttaattggagtgtccagaaaataattcaataaGTGTGAGGattattatttaattcatttcagTGGCTGTACTCTaagtaattaaacattaaatgtaaaattgtgTTTCTTAAATTGCAAACTGCCATCCACGCAGTCTGTAATAATAAATCAGTTCCTCAACAAATTCAACCAAAGTTCTTAAgcagaataaaaatgttatgtacTTTAAGGTTTAATGAAAGACAAGTGAAAGAAAACGTTTACAGGCAAAACTAGCTAAACTTAGTTTACTCATCAGACATCACTGTGCGAACAGaatgtttcaaaattaaatgtccATCCTATTTCATTTAACAGGTTGATTTTCTAATTTTCTATATCTCAAATAAGTTAAACGTAAATTACTGCACTTTTTTCAGCCTTATCCTAAATGTgctaaaaagaaacaagaaagtgTTGTCACTGACTTCGCCCTACCATAAAGTGGATCAATAAGCTAAtctcattaatttaaaatcagaGCTGGCCTGAGCCTGGGAGCTATTTTTTGCATGTCTTCACAAGCTTTGCGCTCTTAAAGGAAGGTCGTGCTGAGGTGAGACAACTCAAAAATCCCTTCTCGCAAAGAAATGGAATAGCTCAAGCTTGTAATGTGTGACTTAACGTGTGAAGTGTTTAATAGCTACTAATACATTTCACTCTATCCCATAAACACAGCAGGTACAACAGCTGTCAAAGCCTGAAATACCATTTGCTGCTACAGAGTAAACACACAAGTCAGAGGCCACTGCAGGTCCCATGACTTGTTATTTTCTAttggtttattttattcaaattcaTCATTGTACTTTTTATATCCCCAAGTTATGGTCAATCAATTGTTCAGCAAACTCACAACAGTCCTTGTGCCAGGAGAGGTAAAGAGGGGCAACctgttttaattataaatatttagaCACAGGCAAGCTATACAATTAAAAGTGTATTAACTTTGACAATTCCCCTTTAACATAAAGTCTCAAAAAACTTTGCTTTTTAACCTGCAGAATTTAAACTGAGCAGATGAGCCATTATTCTTACAGGAAGCTGTTTCATAACCAGCATGGTGCATTCTGCATCTAATTAAAAGAAGCAGGACTCAGGGTTCCTATTAGGGAGTTGTTTCAGTCTTAACCACATGACTCATTCACAGGATCCAGCCCTTGCTATTAACACCAGCAGTCTTCCTGCTTGGAGTCCCACTGAGCAATACAGCTCTGGCAGCCTTGATTCTGAGCTTCCACAATCACTTGGGGGGTGTGTTGATTTAAGGACAGGgagggaagaaaaataaatatgcattaAGTAAAATGACTCATGCAGCCGAAAAAGGAGGATGTGATGACAGGTTTTTGATGTTTTCCATAGTAACGAGTTCCTCAGCTCAAGATGATCAACCTCAAGGTGTGGGAAGCTGCACATCGAAATGGATAGGATGGCGACTGCTAATTATCACACATTTCTGATTACACCAAGAATGCTTTCACACTTtcatcatttcttttttaaattagtgaAAAGCTACCTTGCATTCTAAATTAAGAGTTTAATTAAAAGCAAGAGACATTATATGTGTAGCTCATTATATAAGCGAGATGCATATCAAAAGTTATTCTCTTAAAACCATTTTACATCTTTAACGACCACAATTTCACATTTCTCATTTATATTTGGCAGTAAGAAGAACAATTACATTCCCTTCCCATGTAAATGAGAAAAGTAAATAATTCAGAATGTAGACTGTGCACATACTGTGAAAAGATGGTGTTATTGTACATAACGATAACTTAACACAAAAACGTTTGTTCTGATTCTGTATTGAAGGTGTCTCCTGGAGGAATTCACTTCTATGCACGATCTAGATCAAACAGACAACATCCACTGAGTATGAAGTCGAAAAACGCTCTCAGACTGAAGATTCATGTAGTAAAAGCTGCAAGCTCACTTCTTCTTTAATACTTAATCAAATGTCCAAGGAATTCACACCTTTGTCTGCTTTGGAATCACAAGTCTTGCATCAGTGAATGGGTAAGTCGGTcaaattttgttttctaaagagGTTTTCTTATAGTGGAGTCACAGACACTGACCACCTTTACCAAACAATCGCACAATGTGATGCAATTATGTAAATAATGTTTCAGTGCTGTACAGTTCTGCATCTACGGCAGATGGTACGTCACTATTGATTGGTTCAGGGCAGGGGGTTGGCATATCAATGTTTTCATATTAAAACCTTTAATATATTCAGACAcattcaacagaaaaagaagggTGAACTTTAGTGTGAATTGAATCTATCACTCTCATAAGTACAATCAGTAAAATGAAAGTTCAGGCAAAGAAAAGGGTTGGCTATCTACATATTTGAGCATATGGACTGATCAGATGGTGAACAGGAGGTATTAATATGTGAATTTACATGTGATGGCAGCTGATTTCTTAGGTCTGTAATGTGACTTGAATCTCAACCAGGGAAATCACTCAGAAGAGATGACTCGTAATAACCTTGGGATACAAATGCTGATTAATTGCTTGGCCACCACAGTattaaataatttgattaattcaCAGGAAAGCAAATGCCAGTTCCAAGACTGTGCTTTTCTTAACATTGTCTACTCAACTAGAAAAGTAACATATGATGTAGACTTAAAATGGTTGTGAATATATACAGCATCCTTAAAATAAGTATTTAGTAATGAATCTTAATTAAAACTCATTTTcttgtaataaatataaaaagaatgTCCAGAAAAAGATGTAGTTAGGGGGAAAATCAACATTGTTAAAAGTAAGCTGGAAACTTACGTTGTGACTCTATAAGCTAACTTACTTCCTACAGACAACATTAAGAGCAATAGTAAAGTTAGGGACAGAATCAGACAGTTTTTTCCTTCATTACAGAGATGAAGAATTtacaaaaaacaagttttaaaggGGATTAGATACTAGTATGCACATGTGATAAATATGGTTATTATCTTTTTCGCACCTAACTTCATTATTCCTTTGTTGTATACAACTACTTATTTATTACTCGGAATAAAGGAAACCTATAAAGCAGAATGTAACTCATACTCTTGCACTCTGGCAGCGTAATTAAGTCGGATTCAAAAAAGTTGCCCGGTTATTTCATAACATGTATGCAGGACATTGCTCAATGTATAAACTTCTCAGCAAATCAGTCCAGAACCTACCAAAGTGTGGTTTTCTATGAAAATGAGGCACTTCTCCTTCATATCCAACTGCCCATAAGTCACTGCTGcctgaaaaacaaagacaatggTGTGCACGAGTTCATATCATGCAAAATTATCAAAGCCTTTCATTAACAACCCCCTAATATACAGATCAGTAGACTGAAGGGGTCAAACAGACTTGGCAGACTGGTAGaacaaagtgaaataaaacaaagataaaTTGTCCAACTGACAAGCAGCATGTTAAAGATGAAAAGGAAAATGACAGAACAACATGGTCTTCAGTAATTACCTTCATTCAGTTATCTGTCCACGACAATGCAAATGTTTAAGGTTCCCTTAATGTAACGTGTAACAATGATTCAAACTATTCAAGATGCATGACAAAATATAATGTGACAAAAGGTTTGTTTCTTTTGGGAATATTCTAAggggaaacaaaataaaatgcttaatCATGGAATCTATAATGGATGAATCGGTGACAAGCTTGTGTTCCAGTGTAGCACAGCACAGGATCGGCCTGTATGCAGGGGAGGGGATTACTCTTTCCGTTTTAATCTATTTTACCTGTTTCTTCTAAATCTTTCCATTGACTGATATCAGTTTATATCAGATATCAGTTTTCTATACTTTCCCTGGAATTTTTATCACAGTTTTCCCATCTCTCTGGATCCCATTTCTCTCCTGGTGTGCCCATTCGCGGATTCTCATTCCTTTGTCCTCTTTAACCATCCCTCTGTCTcaaatttcattctctcctTCATTGTCCCACAAACCTAAACAGGGTTTCACATCTGAAAAATTGCGTTTTCTATTTTCCAGTGTGGatttaacctctacttgttcctttgcagcttgcaaACTGACACCGCTCCCCACTCCAACCTATTTTAAAGACTTTGTCTGAAAGcagaaagagaagagaaaataaaCTCAGTGTCTTTTATTACATATGCATTGCTTAGCTACTTTTAGGTTGTTTACAATTTACAGGGGCTTTTTTCCTGCTTGTGCTTTGGAGCTATTATCCTCTGACTGTAAAGTGAATGTTGAtttctatattaaaaatatatgttaACAGAGGTAACAAAAAGAGGAAACAACTAGAGAGGTTGAGAAACAAGCAAATATCCCCTGAAACTGGCTTCATTGTGACTCTGGAAAATCCAGAGATTAAACTGGCAAACCCCTCTATAACATTCAATAATGTCCATTTCAATGTCCTTAAATCAGTAACAGGCAGAAAAGGAATTAGCAATACCGCTGTGGAAGAACATTGAGAGGTAGGTTTTAGGCCTCAGACTCTACATTTCTTAAACACAGATCAAATACCAATTTTCATTTCTACATCAAGACTGCTGCATAAA is drawn from Lepisosteus oculatus isolate fLepOcu1 chromosome 9, fLepOcu1.hap2, whole genome shotgun sequence and contains these coding sequences:
- the LOC102689476 gene encoding BTB/POZ domain-containing protein 19 isoform X2, which translates into the protein MAYIHSPLLPVCKNGNTAVFTAALRRLVNNPEFSDVKFVVGKEQQEVFAHRCILACRCEVFHGMFSQQLQTGRHTELLETPIVLSEAQPEVFLAVIEFLYTNCVTLNNHIAFEVLTSAVEYGLDDLRKAAVTYGQLDMKEKCLIFIENHTLEIVKTRGFHELSDLALVSILQSDLLLIDELDLLCAVREWAHVNSVVLELPIPDVAKDAVTHLRLSLLSPEELTSLEKENHKDGLIPVEQIAAAWKFHALKKGSRGARPHLPWRRKGTRPRDHHRYLNLQRK
- the LOC102689476 gene encoding BTB/POZ domain-containing protein 19 isoform X1; its protein translation is MAYIHSPLLPVCKNGNTAVFTAALRRLVNNPEFSDVKFVVGKEQQEVFAHRCILACRCEVFHGMFSQQLQTGRHTELLETPIVLSEAQPEVFLAVIEFLYTNCVTLNNHIAFEVLTSAVEYGLDDLRKLCVEFVTETLTVETVCEALQAAVTYGQLDMKEKCLIFIENHTLEIVKTRGFHELSDLALVSILQSDLLLIDELDLLCAVREWAHVNSVVLELPIPDVAKDAVTHLRLSLLSPEELTSLEKENHKDGLIPVEQIAAAWKFHALKKGSRGARPHLPWRRKGTRPRDHHRYLNLQRK